Part of the Bacteriovorax sp. BAL6_X genome, TGCATCTTTTGCAAATAACTGTTCAAACCTTGAGGCCATTGCTGACACTTTTAAAAGTGACTTAAAGGCCGAGCTTGAAAAGACATTCTATCCTGAGGATGCTCGTGGCCAGGAGCAGTTTCGCGTGAAAGTGGGACAGAAGTTAGATTATTTAAAAAGTCTAAAGCACCAAGTTGATGTCTGCTATCAAGATTATCAAATGAAAGATGAAGTTTATAATTGTAGTCTCTCGGCAGATCTACTTAAGTCTCGACATCCAGGTGGCCTTACGACAAGTTACACCAATGCTCTTTCAACAGACGGGGATTGCATGGCCTATCTTTTTCTAGGCCATACCATGACTCGTAACTCTTCGGGCAAGGTGATTTTAAAAAGCCTTGGTGGAAAATTTGAAATCAACACGCTTTATAAGTGTCATGGTGATTACACCAATGAGGAAAACTCATTTCGTAAAATGATTCTCTCTGGGGATAATTTCTTTGTGATGGATCAGTATGTGATTTATCGAACAGATGTGAAGGTACTTGGAAAGAAGTATGTGTCACAAAATCTTCTTGCCGTGGAGTATATGGATGAGGAGATTGTCTTTAACTACGGCAGCGCTGAACTTGTCATTTCAACAAAGGATGGTAGTGTGACTCGCACTAATTTCCTGACGATGGATGAGGTGAGTGAAGGAAAGTGTCAGACGGCCTTTAGTGAGAAAAATAATTCGATCTATCCGCGTACAAATATCGATGAAGCGCTCTGGGGATTTAGGTTAGAGTATGTCTCATACTAGTATGCGAATGAAGAAGGTTTTAATCACAGGCTTTGATGCCTTTGGAAATAATCTCATTAACCCTAGTGGCGAGGTGGTGGAAGCAACCACGGCCAATTACTCACATCTTGAGGTTCACAAATTAATTCTTCCGACGGTTTTTGAAAAGAGTCTGTCGATTCTTAAAAAGGAAGCCTTCTTCTTAAACCCCGATTTTATCATCTGCTTTGGCCTCAATGAAAAGGCGGCCGAGGTGAACCTCGAGGTCATCGCCCATAATTTAAATGATGCCAGAATTGCTGATAACGAAGGCAATTGTCCGGTGGGAGAGGCGATCTTTAAGGACGGGCCAGTAACGTATGATTCAACACTTCCACTAGGTGAGATTGAAGATGCCCTTTTGGCCGCGCAGATTCCTGTTGCCATCTCTCGCGACTGTGGCCGCTTTGTGTGCAATCACGTCTTCTACGGCATTCGCCACATTACCCAAGAGAAGGGCATGCGCGCCAAGGCCGGCTTCGTTCATCTACCAAGCTTTGAGACCATGGCGATGGCCCAGCAGGTTGAGGCGCTTGAGGTGATTCTCGCCGCGCTAAATTACTAGAGTCTTTTCTCTTTTAAAATTTCTTATTTCATTTTGGGAATATTTCGTTTTTGGAATGAGATTGGAGTAGCTTTCGTTAAATTCAATGTTTACGAGGGAGACTCTATGAAGAATTTGATGATTATTTTAAAGACTAGGAAATAGAAAATGAAATTTTCAAATAAAACGAGCTTATATTTATGGCCATGCCTTTTACTCTCACCAGTACTAGGATATTTCTATTCAATTAATTATTTACAGGGGAAGTTTAGCATAAGCATTTCAATCTTATTCTTTCTCATTGCATTTATGATTATCGTTTCAATATTTGGCCTCATTTACAATTCAATATTAGGACATGAGAGTGGGGTTAGTGTAGGAAAAATAACCCAATTTAATCAAGTTCGTTCACTATTGGATTTACTAGAATATTATGCTGGCGTTTCACATATTGTTGGTGCGATTACTGTTGCAGGTATAACTTTTTATTGTCTTGCTCTGAAAGGTACAAGTTTTGAATTAGGAATGGCCTTGGCCGTAATTGCTTCACTTTTTAGTGGTCTACTTTATCTCTTTGTTTCCCAGTTACTTGTGGATTTATTTAATTATAGATCAAAGAAAACTAAGGAGTAATAAGATGAAGGGGATGCATCACAGAAACTCTGGTAGGCTACAGCTTGGAAACTTGGAATAAATTATGAGAAATAAAACAATGAACAGCTTAATGGTTTACACTCCACTTATTGCAGCAGCATATTCTATGATAAAAAGTTATAGTGAGTATTCAACCCATGACAACTCAATTCTCATATGGATTTTTATTTTACTTGAGGCTTTGCTTTCTCTGTTTTCTGTATTTGCAATAGAACTCATTATTCTAGGGATAATCTATAACACTGTAAGAATTATGAAGCCTACAGTAAGAAATGATATAGAAAATTGTAATGAACTTGGCCCTCTATTTAAAAAGGTGGTTTTAAATTCTCACAATGTGGAAATACTTGGTTATATTTTGCTACTCAATCTATACCTATATAAGAATGTCGATTTAGAGCTCGGTTATATTCATGGAATTATTCAACCGCTACTTGCTGCAATTTTATTAGTATGTGCCCTAGTTCTAATTAAGAACCTGATCTACTTTGGTGCTTCTTTAGTTAATCTAGAAAATGTAGATGAAAAATAAAGATGTGCACAGCGTTGATTGTCGATGGATTTCTTTCCAGATATGAAATGCTGTGCTATACTGCCGCTTACGAATATTTGTTCCAAATATCCGCTAGTCAAAATCTCATGGGGGTGCCCTGGTTTCGACGGGATGGTTGACAGGTATCCGGGCGTGTCCAGGTTGGTCTCCACGGTCCTGGTAAAAAGGAGTCCACCGTTAATTGCAGACGATTATGCAATGCCAATGGCTGCCTAATTAATTAGGATTAGTCTTGTGAGGCGCTACTGCCAAGAAACAGAATGTAGCAATCCAGTTGAATCTGCTGGTTAACTAGGTTTCGAGCCTGCCGGGGCATCTCGTTAATCACTCACCGGGGTTCGCCGAGGTCACGTATCACGGACAGTCTTGTCTTCTGACGATAACCGAAGACTACGCACGTAGGCCGCTATCAAGACGTCATTTCGGACGTGGGTTCGATTCCCACCACCTCCACCATCGGATTCCGGTGGTGGAAGCCCTCTTTCCTTAAACATTATTAAAATCAGCTGCTTAATTACAGTAACTTGCGTTTAAATCGGACGTTGAGACCTGTCTGAACTTGTCTCAAACTGTCCCGATGTGGCTATTTGTGGCTAACTTTTTGGCTACATGCATTTTTGATGGACTATTCAGTGTAGCAAAATGCCAAAAAACGGCCAAAAAACGCAGTTAAGTTTCTGATTTTAAACAACTACTCAGTGTATCGGTCTGGGCCATTTAAACGGCGTTTTTACACAAAAGGAGTAGTTATGACGGCCAAGAAAAACGAGAAAAAACAGACAAAGAAAAAGAACAGAAGATGCGATCTAAAGGTCGAAACGAGAGAAGGGAAGCTTCTTAAGTACCTTCGAGAATCACGAAATTTATCAGTCAGAGCCGTAGGCAGAATCATGGGAATTTCTGAGTCTACGGTTTGCCATTCAGAAAATGGAAGGCGAGACCTCACTAAACAAATCATCGCAAGCTATCTTGATGTTTATGGTTACAGCTATGACGAATTCGAGAAGATGCTCCACGGCGATATTATTCTTCCTGAGAATATGCGTGGCGAATGTATCGAAATAATTAAAAGGCTTGAACCATCTAAACTAAGAGCTGTTAAGGCTTTTTTAAATACCTTCATCGGTTAATTGGAGGTAGCAATGGGAATTAAATACGACAGAGAAAAGAAACATTACGTGGTCACATACCATAGAAGGCATCCTGTAACGAAGCAATCTAAAAGCATAAGGCGTCAGGGAATTAAGACTAAGTATGAAGCGGAAAGGGTCTACAAAGAATTAATAATCAAGATGGGGGAGAAGTTTAACGAGAACCTTCATCCTCTTTGGCCCGATCTCGTTGAAAAGTTTTTAGACTACTACGCCAATTGTGGAATCGCTAAGAACACGCTTAAAAATTACGAGCAATGTATAAAAGCCAATACTTTTCATATTTGGGGAAAGAAAAGAATTAACGAATTTAGTACTTCTGAAATTAGAGATTTTATTTTAGATGACTGTGCTAAGTTTTCTGAGGCCCATCGAAAAAGTATGCTTAAGTATTTACGAGCTGTCTTTAGGTATGCAGTAGAGCATGACATCATTTATCGCGATCCTTGTCCCAGGCTTAAATTTAAAAAGAATGAGAAAATCAAAAAAATGCTTAAGGAAGAAGAAATAAAGATCCTTCTTAGAGAAGCACAAGAGAGAAACCATGAATGGTTTCCTGTCTGGGCAGTGGCCTGTTACACAGGACTTCGCAACGGAGAACTCTATGCTCTTAAGTGGGAGAACGTCGATTTTCAAAATAGGCTTATCTATATCACTCATTCTTGGAATAAGATTAATGGCCTTAAGACCACCAAGTCGGGGGATGATAGGGTCGTAGAAATTGCTCCTAGCCTTATGCCAGTTATCAAAGAGCTTTATGATAATAAAGAAGGGGAGTTTGTTCTTCCAAGGATTAGAGACTGGGAAACTGGCACTCAGGCAAAACCGTTAAAAGATTTCTTAAAAGAATTAAATCTCCCTCTTATTCGCTTTCATGATCTAAGAGCTTCATGGGCGACGATCATGCTTTCTAAAGGAATAGAGCCAATTAAGGTTATGTCTATGGGAGGTTGGAAGGATTTGAAGACGATGCAGATTTATATTCGCAAGTCAGGGATTCATATTCAGGGGATTACTAATAATTTAGATTTTTTATAGGAACCTTTTATGAGTGTTATTGTTTTTATTCTATTTTTTTTTAGGCTACGAAGATTATCATCGAGTTATGTTCCATTGCTAATATCTATCTACATGGGGTGGGCGTTTATACGCCTATCTCTTTGTATAATGTTTTAGAGCTATTTTTGAATGATCCAAACTTTTATGTCTAGGTTGGAATATTTAATAACTTCCTTCAAAAGCTTTAAGTATTCTCTATCTTTTTGAGACTTAGAGGTTATCAATGCTATACCTGGCTTCTTTTTTGATAAATAGGCATATTGAAGTGATTGGCCTATGGCTTCTCGCCATTTCTTAGCTCTGTCTACTTCGATTGCGTAAACATTCGTCACGCAGTCAATTCTTTTCAATTCCGTAATACCTCCTTGTAATTTACAAAATTTCTCATTGTAGGAGTCTTCACTTTTTCCTGTTGTGAGAATTTTAAGATGGGGATAATTACGATTTACATAGTCTTTAAAGTCTTTTCCATTACAGGTTTTCTTCCCAACTATATTTGATATCTTTTTTGCTAATGGAGAGGTGGGGTAGTCCCATCTCCCCTTTCTCTGTTTACATTCAATTAGGTCATTAGCACTGATATTAAGTGATAGTAGAGATGTAAACACTATAAAAAGAAAGTATTTCATATTAACCTTCAAATAGGTTAAGAAAGCCATCGTTATAATATGAAGAGTTTCTTTCTTTTTCTCTTTTTACAACTTTCTTTAAGAAAAATGAGTATTTGTACCAATCTTGCATACCTTTATGCCAACAGCTCCATACTTGTTTATCTATAAAACCTTTCTTGTACCAATAATATTGCTCGGAACATAAATTGATGTAGTCAAAAGTGGCAGCAATGTATGGAGGGATACGGCAGGGTTCGTCTTCAAACAAGTACTCCCATACTTCATCAAGTGACCTCTCGTTATTAACTTGGCTATTAATCTGTGTTTCAAATTCGATATGCAAGAGTTCTTCTAGGTGATCATTTAGCTCATCATAGCGTTCATTTAGTTGTGTGAACAATTCTCTCTTTGCATTTTCTTTATCAAGCTTATACTTCTGCCAATAGTATCCAAGTGCAATTAATGACGCTACAAATGAAGCAATTAATGTTTGATAATCTTTTATAGTATAATTAGACATTACTTATCCTTGAGTTCCTCTATTATTGAACCAAGTAACGCACCTCCTGCCGATGTGAGAATATATATTGGTATTCCGACTCCTATTCCTGCTGTAGCTACTCCAGCCATTTTAGTTCCACCAACGGTAGCCCCAATCGTCAGTCCTGCTAAAGCAAATCTAGCTGGCCATGCACGATCATCCCATGAATGCTTTTTTAGTAATCTGAAAAATCTGACTATTACATTAGAGGTAACTTTACTTCTTATAGTGATTTTTGTGATTCGTTTGATTTTTTCAGTGCGAGATATATCGTTACTATTTCTAATTACGTAAGCTTCATCTGCCCATGACTTTAATTCTTTTTGCTCTTCTTCTGTTAGGTTGCTAACTATTTTCTTGGCAAGATTACTCATAACTTCCTCTTTTCGTCTTTATTTCGCTTAGGCTGCCTTCTGGGCGTAAGTATTCTTGAATACTTCCACCTTTGTAATAAGGTTTATTAAGTTAGATTTTATTGAAGACCAGTCTTCTGATAGGTCTATATTCATAATATGGATATTATAGTCCCAAATATTATTTGAAACTTCGTAGGTCTGGTCAATCGTTGGATATAAAAGAATCCCTATTGCCTTTTCTTTACAACTCCGTCTTCTGTTTTCAAGATATGTCATGAGTTGCATTAAATATTTAGAATGAATCTTTTCTTGGCCATACATATTTTTAGTTAAAGTCTCTTTCTCGAATTTAGTGTCAATGATAATTCTTTGACCTGTTTTAAGAGAAACTAGTTCAATATCTGTTATTAAATAAGGAATAGTCTTGCTGTTTTTCAATGAGTTTTCGATCCCAACATATTGAGATTTACTGTTTTCAACTTTATGAGTTCCACTCAGTTCTTTTTGATAGAAGTTATAAACGAACTTCTCATATAACTTCCTCATTTTGTGAGGGGAACGGATAAAATCTATAAACTCATACTTACCGTTGGACTCGTTTTGAGATGTATTAGTTAAAATAAATGAACTTACAGATAGTAATAATTTATAAAATTGAAAGTTCTTAGGAAGTCTTATTGTTTCTATGTCTTTAGGTGCACTTGATAGGAGACTAACATTTTTTAATATTGAAAGAGTATTTTTAATTTCTATCGCAAGTTTAGGACATAAGTTATCAGAGCAGAACACTCTGTATAGGGCCGTTTTAATAATTCTATTTGGTTGATTATCTTCAGTGTATTCATCAAATTCACAAATTGCTTGGCATTTCAGAAATGTTTGCTTTTTTAGAGAATCACTAAAGTTTATCTTCCCTTTTATTGTCGCCGTTTGTTCGCTTCTTAAAAGATAATCTTTATAGAGACCTCTTTTAAGTTGGTAATTAA contains:
- a CDS encoding pyroglutamyl-peptidase I codes for the protein MKKVLITGFDAFGNNLINPSGEVVEATTANYSHLEVHKLILPTVFEKSLSILKKEAFFLNPDFIICFGLNEKAAEVNLEVIAHNLNDARIADNEGNCPVGEAIFKDGPVTYDSTLPLGEIEDALLAAQIPVAISRDCGRFVCNHVFYGIRHITQEKGMRAKAGFVHLPSFETMAMAQQVEALEVILAALNY
- a CDS encoding helix-turn-helix transcriptional regulator, coding for MTAKKNEKKQTKKKNRRCDLKVETREGKLLKYLRESRNLSVRAVGRIMGISESTVCHSENGRRDLTKQIIASYLDVYGYSYDEFEKMLHGDIILPENMRGECIEIIKRLEPSKLRAVKAFLNTFIG
- a CDS encoding site-specific integrase, producing the protein MGIKYDREKKHYVVTYHRRHPVTKQSKSIRRQGIKTKYEAERVYKELIIKMGEKFNENLHPLWPDLVEKFLDYYANCGIAKNTLKNYEQCIKANTFHIWGKKRINEFSTSEIRDFILDDCAKFSEAHRKSMLKYLRAVFRYAVEHDIIYRDPCPRLKFKKNEKIKKMLKEEEIKILLREAQERNHEWFPVWAVACYTGLRNGELYALKWENVDFQNRLIYITHSWNKINGLKTTKSGDDRVVEIAPSLMPVIKELYDNKEGEFVLPRIRDWETGTQAKPLKDFLKELNLPLIRFHDLRASWATIMLSKGIEPIKVMSMGGWKDLKTMQIYIRKSGIHIQGITNNLDFL
- a CDS encoding McrBC 5-methylcytosine restriction system component; its protein translation is MSKIPIKNLYYMLTYAWDILDEADKIQISKDSYEQDLDFLGSILNSSVNYQLKRGLYKDYLLRSEQTATIKGKINFSDSLKKQTFLKCQAICEFDEYTEDNQPNRIIKTALYRVFCSDNLCPKLAIEIKNTLSILKNVSLLSSAPKDIETIRLPKNFQFYKLLLSVSSFILTNTSQNESNGKYEFIDFIRSPHKMRKLYEKFVYNFYQKELSGTHKVENSKSQYVGIENSLKNSKTIPYLITDIELVSLKTGQRIIIDTKFEKETLTKNMYGQEKIHSKYLMQLMTYLENRRRSCKEKAIGILLYPTIDQTYEVSNNIWDYNIHIMNIDLSEDWSSIKSNLINLITKVEVFKNTYAQKAA